The genomic window AGCTCGGCCACATCGGCGTTGGTGACGGAACCGAAGAGGTGACCGTTCTCGCCGGCCTTCTTGGTCACGGCCAGGCTCACGGCCTCGATCTTCTCGGCCAGGCTCTTGGCGTCGGCCAGTTCCTTGGCGCGCAGCTTCTCGGCGCGGACCTTCTCCAGCTCGATCTGGCGCTTGTTGCCCGCGGTGACGGGGAGGGCCATCTTGCGGGGCAGGAGGAAGTTGCGGGCGTAGCCGTCCTTCACATTGACGACATCGCCGCGGACACCGAGGTGGGTCACATTCTCGATGAGGAGGATTTCCATGGGAACTCCAGAGGTAGGTAGGTTTGAGTGCGGCCAGCGCCCAGTGCTCGCGTTGTCCCCTCGTGGGTGAGACGGCGTCCTGCGCCGTCAGGGCCGGATCCTCAGGAATCCGCCCTGTCCCCCGGTGGGTTCAGGCCAAACAGAAAATCCAGTCTATCCTGGGAGCAACCGATACCCAAGCAGGGATTTCCGATCCCACGGAGGCCGGATGAGCAGCCAGGCCGATCGCCGCGATACCCGACGCATCATCATCGGGCCGGAATTTGGCATCTCGTTCGCCCTGAAGGGCCACGCCTACCACGATGTGCGCATCACCAACCTGAGCACCGGCGGCTGCTTCGCCCTGGTGGGGGCGCGGGATGCCCGCCTGTTCGACCGCGGGGCCGTGCTGGAGGGCCTGACGCTCCTCCACCCCGAACTGCCCAAGGCCCCCATCCTGGCCACCGTATCCTATGTGCTGGGGGGCCGGCCGGGCGCCGATCCCCTGGAGATGGTGGGCATCGGCATTCAGTTCCTGGGGATGGACGAGGCCGCTCAGGAGGCCCTGTGCGCCTGGGTGGACGCGGCCGAGGCCTCCCAGCAGGTCTAAGCCGGGGAGGGGAGCCGGGCGGAGCGACCTGGGCGGACCGGGCCTACTTCTTCCCGAAGAAGCCGAGGATGGCCGTGGCGACCTCCTCGCGCATGGCCCCGGTCATCTCGGGATAGACGGGCAGGCTCAGCACTTCCTTGGCGGCCCGCTCGGATTCCGGCAGCTGGCCGGCCTTGTAGCCGAGGGACTGGAAGCAGGGCTGCTCGTGGAGGCAGATGGGGTAGTAGATGGCGCTGCCGATGCCCCGTTCCTTCAGGTGGGCCTGCAGGGCATCGCGCTTGCCGCCCTTCACCCGGATGGTGAACTGGTTGTAGATGTGGCGGCCGTCCGGGACCACCTCGAGGGGCAGCACCGCCTCATCGGCGGTCAGCGCCTTCATGCGCTCCAGA from Geothrix sp. includes these protein-coding regions:
- the rplI gene encoding 50S ribosomal protein L9, whose product is MEILLIENVTHLGVRGDVVNVKDGYARNFLLPRKMALPVTAGNKRQIELEKVRAEKLRAKELADAKSLAEKIEAVSLAVTKKAGENGHLFGSVTNADVAELFKGKGFTLDRRDITVPHIKDAGSYTVEVRLYSGVHAKVTLEVSAAAAE